In the genome of Candidatus Pristimantibacillus lignocellulolyticus, the window TAGCTTGGTGCCAGTATTGCGGAGACGATAGGTACTTGCATAATTTCAGACACGATCATTGCTACATAACCGTCACGATCCCTACAAATGAGTACGGAATCTTCTTCTTGGCAAAGCTCTGTTATGATGTCATACTCGTGTTGGAATTTTTCCTTTGTATAATACTTGCGTTGGTAATCTTCATAGAGTTCAGGCTTATTCAGCGGATCCTCGATCATGGAAAGATCTTTCATGATCTCTGTATATTCCTCTGGTTTATCGATCCCACGAAATGCGATACCTGACTTCTCGGCAAGTTGTGAAAACACACCGTGTGTCACCAGAGTTGCCTTATGTCCGCGGCGACGAAGTGCAGAAGCCAACCGTAGGAACGGGAGTACATCTCCGTTCGTCATATGCGTGCTAAGAACGAAATTTGCCAACAACTTTCCCCTCCTTTCGTCTAATGATTGTCACTTCAGTAACGCCTCGATTTCTGCTTCTGATAGATGTTCCATTTCGCTCAATAACGCTTCGAGTTCGGCATCGTCGGTGTCGGCAAGTAAATTCGTTTCTATGATCGCAGCAAGTGAGCGAATTGTCGTTCCTTGTGTAAGCATGTCTTTTAGAGATACTTTCACACCAAATAGATGTCCACAGCGGACAAGTATTTGAGTTGCTACGAGCGAATGACCGCCCAAATCAATAAAATTGTCATCAAGTCCGATTTCATCAAAATTGAAAAATCCAGACCAGATCTGAGCAAGCTCTTTCTGAATGTAAGTCTGTGGTGGAACATATTCTTGACTGATCATGAGGCGTGACACAGTTGGACTCGGTAATAGTTTCCGGTCTGTCTTGCCACTTGGGGTTAGTGGGAATGTCTCCATCTCAATAAAATAAGAAGGAATCATATAGTCGGGTAAATGCTTCTGTAGATAATTTCTTAACTCGCTAATAGATGGAGAATATACAGGGTTAGGGATGAAATAAGTTGTGATGCGCTGGTCTCCGGGTTGATCTTCACGAACGACAGTTACGACTTGATTGACGCCTGGATGTTGTTCAAGTACATTGCTAATCTCACCTAACTCGATACGGAAGCCCCGTACCTTTACTTGATCATCGTTTCGACCTAAACATTCAAGATTCCCGTCACTGAGCCAGCGTCCAAGATCTCCGGTATGGTACATACGTGATCCCGGTTCTTTGCTATACAGATCGGGTACGAATCGCTCGGCAGTCAGATCCGGTCTGCCGTGATAGCCACGTGCAAGTCCGATACCACTGATAAAGAGTTCTCCGATTTCACCTTGACTGACCTGTTCATATCGGTCGTTTAGGACGTACACTTCGTCATCAGAAATAGCCTTACCAATCGGAATTATAGATCGTTCAAGGTTACGGTCGCTAGTCCAACTCGTTACAAATACCGCTGCCTCTGTTGGGCCATACAGATTGTGGAGTTGTCCAGACATTGTGCTGCAGAAGCGTTCGTTCAGCGCTGCAGATAAAGGCTCCCCACATAAGAAAACATGCTTCAGAAGAGGGAGATCTTCGGATAGGTCTGAGCTTAAAAAGGTCTGGAGCATCGTTGGCACGAACTGTACAAATGTAATTGACTCACGTTTCATAACATCCCACAAATATGAGGTATCAAGATGCCCTTGGGGCTTAGCCATAATGAGACTTGCACCACACATATGAGGCCAGAAAAATTCCCATACCGAAACGTCAAAACTATAAGGAGATTTCTGAAGAAGTCTATCGTTTTGCGTCATTAGGAAGGTAGATTGTAGCCAGAGAACTCTGTTACGTATGGCAGCATGTGTATTCATTGCGCCTTTAGGTTTGCCGGTTGATCCTGAGGTATAGAACATGTAAGCTAGATTGTTTTCATCTAAAGTGATATTAAGATTTCCTTGCTCTTCTCGATATCCTTCCGATGATTCTACTTCATCTAAAATCAGTACATCGGCGTCAAACTCATCCAGTAGTTCTGAAAATTGACGCTGCGTAATTACAAGTCTTACGTCGCTATCATTAATCATATAAGCAAGTCGATCCTTCGGATAATCCGGATCTAACGGTACGTACGCACCCCCTGCCTTCAATACAGCGTAAAGTGCAACAACCATTTCAATCGAACGCTCCATAGATATTCCTACTAGAATGTCTGGTCCGACACGAAGCGACCTTAACCGATACGCTAGTAAATTTGCGCGACGGTTCAACTCGTCGTAAGTTACGGACTTCCCCTCGAATCTAACGGCTTCTTCATTGGGTGTACGTTCTGTTTGTTGCTCAAACAACTGGTGAATCAAATTTTTCACCTGCATTCAATCACTCCTTTTCTTGTGTAGTAAATAGTAGAAATTACATATATTGTATAAATCAAGCTGCATCATCATTATAGTGAGCAGCTAATCAAAGTGTCAATATTTATGTTAAATTGAAAAAAAAGTATTCAATGAGTCCAACAAAAAAGATTCTTCTCGTTACCAAGTACATAAAAAGTAGCCGCATACTTTCATAATGTTGTTTCTAGTGATATCTAATTCTTCTTTTATCGGTTTTATCTGTTCTGCTGAATTACATCCAGACAAAATAACAAAATCTATAACAAGTTAAGACGATAAAAACGTTTTTATTAAATCTTTTCTCATAAGTGTTCCTCACTTTATTAAGTTTAGATTTTTTAAACTATTCGGTAAATTGCATGAATATCCTTCACGAGATGACATTTCACTATCCATGGCATCTATCAACTAGTGATATCTATCAATACTTGATATTAGTTGAAAATGATAGAAATAGGTATTCCGCTTAGCTCATGCAAGGATGCATGTACATACAATACAAATGAATAGATAAGTCGCATAAAGATGGAGGATGAGAACGATGAGCTATGTTTAATAGAAAGATTAATAAATAGAGAGAGAAAAAATCTATGCGAATAGAGGTTAAGTTAATGCACAATGTTATGATTGCCCTCACCATTATTACCTTTTTGTGTACCATCTCTTTCATATTCTGGCGTCCCAATGTAAACGAGGCTATACCAGCAACTATTGGTGCATTTTTCATTTTTCTTATCGGCAGTGTCACATTAACTGATCTAGGTGTAATAACCGAAACAATTGGCGGTGCTGCAGTCACCATAATAGCAACAATCGTCATGGCCATCGTATTAGAAAGTTTTGGATTCTTTCATTGGAGTGCAAACAAGTTGTTAGAACTAGCAAAGGGTTCAGGTATTCGATTGTTCTGGTTAACCAACCTTCTTTGTTTTTTAATGACCCTCTTCGTTAACAATGATGGTAGCATATTAATTACCACACCGATTCTAATGATGTTGCTTCATAATATCGGACTAAAAAATCATCAGAAAATCCCATATTTATTGTCAGGAGCATTGATAGCGACGGCTTCAAGTGCACCAATCGGAGTTAGTAATATTGTCAATTTGATTGCTTTGAAAATTGTTCACATGGATCTTTACATGCACACAGCTATGATGTTCGTGCCTGCTACTTTAGGTCTTCTCCTCCTTGCTCTCTTGTTATTTGCTTACTTTTACCGTGTCCTTCCTCGAAAGTTACCTGAAGCAAAAAGATTCTCACCTCATGCTTCCGAAAAAGGATATCATCCATTAAAAGAAGTCAAACCGCTTATTCCGCATGAAAAACAAACCAAGTTTATGATTTATATATTAATTTTTGTTTTTATAGTTCGGGTGAGTCTCTTCGTAGCTTCCTACATCCACTTTCCGGTCCCTTTAATGGCAGTAATCGGTTCTATCTTCTTGCTAACTTGGCGTTGGATTTACTTGAAAATCCCTCCAACCGATATGTTGAAGAAGACCCCTTGGTATATTCTTGTGTTTGCTTTTAGTATGTATGTCATTATTTATGGTTTGCATAATATTGGCTTAACCCAAATGCTCATAAGCTTTTTTCAACCGATAATATCGGGTGATTTACTTCAAGCGAGTGTCATGATGGGGATACTCGTGTCGATTCTTTCAAATTTATTCAATAACCATCCTGCTTTAATGGTTGGAACACTTACCTTAACGAATATGAATCTCGAGCCCCTTACACTAAAAATATCATATCTAGCAAGTGTCATTGGTAGTGATATTGGTTCACTCCTTTTACCAATTGGAACTCTTGCAACGTTGATGTGGATGCATATTGTTAAGAAAGGTAAAGTGAAAATAAGTTGGGGCGATTATTTGAAAGTGACTTCCGTCGTCATTCCAATCACGGTGGTTATCACTTTGGTTATTTTGTATTACTGGGTATCATGGTTATTTTAGTAACTTCATTCAAATTAGGAGGTTTTAAATATGAATGATCTTTACCCATTCATCAATAAAAAAGTTGAAATAGAGATCTCTGGCAATAACATTTATATAGGAACATTAATTGACGTTGGGACTGATCTAGTTGTACTCTTCTCAGAAAATCGTTTTTATTATATACCATTGGTTCATGTACAAAACTTAAAAATGGCATTATCCAATAATGAGGAAGATAATCCCCCCGAAGTTCCTATTGATTATCAAACAGAAAACCTCTCTTTCCGAAAAATACTTCAAAACGCTAAAGGTAGTTTTGTAGAAATTTATATTACAGGGAATAAATCTATTCATGGCTATTTAACTAGTATTATGAATGATTACTTCGTTTTCTACTCTCCTGTCTACAAAGCGATGTTTGTTTCAATGAATCATTTGAAATGGTTAATCCCTTATAGCAATGATGTCACGCCGTATTCTCTTAATAATCATACGTTACCAATTATAAACCTCACTTTATCTCGATCATTCGCGGAGCAGTGTAAAAAACTTGAAGGCAGCTTAGTTGTTTTTGATTTGGGTGATAAGCCGAATAAAATTGGCTTACTACAAAAGGGGAGCGGTCAAATGATAGAACTGATTTTGGCTGATGGAACCAAGCAATGTTGGAATATCCATCATTTAAAAACAGTCTATAAAGCATGATGCAATATACTACCAATAGAGAAACATAAAAAAACGACCCTCAAATAAAGAGGGCCGCTCAACAAAAGGTTAGCTAATGCTTTTATAACGTATGCAATTGTAAGCACAGAAGATTGGTTATTTACCTAGTTTTAGTAACATTATTACTATATTAAAACCCACTAAATAGCATGTTCCTGGTATTCCCACTGGACTCATGCTGTTTAGTTTTGTTTGTTTAGGAAACATTTTTTCTCTTCAGGATATGATAGACATTACAAAACATACCGAAAAGAATGCCGGTAATAGGAAATATTGCCCAGTTGATATCCCACCGCTGATAGACAAATCCAATAAACAGGAATATCGCTGTAGCTAGTGGCCATACAATTCCAGCGACTGCTCCGATTATCCGTTCCTCTTCCTTCTTATCTGTGGACGTGATACGCGACCCTTGGAGTAGTTTCGTGTAAGCACCTTGAATATTCCCATAATAGACAAACAAGAATACTGCCAAAGCTGCAGTAAGCATAAAGACAGCAACTCCATATGGTGTAAAGTCATCGTTGATAAATGCCGCAGCGAAAATAAATACTGGCGATAGCACGCATAGACAGACACCCATAATTACTGAAATCCGGAAAGTCATGGCGAACTGGTTCTGGCTGCGTTGTAGCTCCGTCTTCAGTTCATAAGGTAATTGAAAGCCATGCTCCAGATTTTTGAATCGTTCAAGTTTCATACCGCTATAGATGAACATCCCTACTGCCACTGCGATTAGCACGAACATTCCGATTAGTCCGAGCAATGTGCCCATTTCCATTGAACTGTTATTAGTCATAATGGAGTTATTCTCAAACAGAGTATCTAGGGAAATCAATAGCGCCACACCAGACACAGCGAGAAAGACGCCAAGACCAATCCAAAATCCAGAACTGCGTTTGGCAGCCGCATAGTCGTAAGCCTCTTGTAGGGTCAATACAGGAATTTGTGGTTCTACACTTTCCTGATGAATGCCTAGCTCAGCTGTCAACTCATCGATATTGCCGAATTCAGAAATAACGATGCCGATCGCCTCGTTCTCCGATTTACCATTCAACTTCAGCTCATGATACTTGTCTTCCATCCCGGACAGCAGTTGCTGCTTCAGACGC includes:
- a CDS encoding non-ribosomal peptide synthetase, translating into MQVKNLIHQLFEQQTERTPNEEAVRFEGKSVTYDELNRRANLLAYRLRSLRVGPDILVGISMERSIEMVVALYAVLKAGGAYVPLDPDYPKDRLAYMINDSDVRLVITQRQFSELLDEFDADVLILDEVESSEGYREEQGNLNITLDENNLAYMFYTSGSTGKPKGAMNTHAAIRNRVLWLQSTFLMTQNDRLLQKSPYSFDVSVWEFFWPHMCGASLIMAKPQGHLDTSYLWDVMKRESITFVQFVPTMLQTFLSSDLSEDLPLLKHVFLCGEPLSAALNERFCSTMSGQLHNLYGPTEAAVFVTSWTSDRNLERSIIPIGKAISDDEVYVLNDRYEQVSQGEIGELFISGIGLARGYHGRPDLTAERFVPDLYSKEPGSRMYHTGDLGRWLSDGNLECLGRNDDQVKVRGFRIELGEISNVLEQHPGVNQVVTVVREDQPGDQRITTYFIPNPVYSPSISELRNYLQKHLPDYMIPSYFIEMETFPLTPSGKTDRKLLPSPTVSRLMISQEYVPPQTYIQKELAQIWSGFFNFDEIGLDDNFIDLGGHSLVATQILVRCGHLFGVKVSLKDMLTQGTTIRSLAAIIETNLLADTDDAELEALLSEMEHLSEAEIEALLK
- a CDS encoding arsenic transporter; amino-acid sequence: MHNVMIALTIITFLCTISFIFWRPNVNEAIPATIGAFFIFLIGSVTLTDLGVITETIGGAAVTIIATIVMAIVLESFGFFHWSANKLLELAKGSGIRLFWLTNLLCFLMTLFVNNDGSILITTPILMMLLHNIGLKNHQKIPYLLSGALIATASSAPIGVSNIVNLIALKIVHMDLYMHTAMMFVPATLGLLLLALLLFAYFYRVLPRKLPEAKRFSPHASEKGYHPLKEVKPLIPHEKQTKFMIYILIFVFIVRVSLFVASYIHFPVPLMAVIGSIFLLTWRWIYLKIPPTDMLKKTPWYILVFAFSMYVIIYGLHNIGLTQMLISFFQPIISGDLLQASVMMGILVSILSNLFNNHPALMVGTLTLTNMNLEPLTLKISYLASVIGSDIGSLLLPIGTLATLMWMHIVKKGKVKISWGDYLKVTSVVIPITVVITLVILYYWVSWLF
- a CDS encoding DUF2642 domain-containing protein, producing MNDLYPFINKKVEIEISGNNIYIGTLIDVGTDLVVLFSENRFYYIPLVHVQNLKMALSNNEEDNPPEVPIDYQTENLSFRKILQNAKGSFVEIYITGNKSIHGYLTSIMNDYFVFYSPVYKAMFVSMNHLKWLIPYSNDVTPYSLNNHTLPIINLTLSRSFAEQCKKLEGSLVVFDLGDKPNKIGLLQKGSGQMIELILADGTKQCWNIHHLKTVYKA
- a CDS encoding permease prefix domain 1-containing protein, translated to MFAGLKKTPELERLKQQLLSGMEDKYHELKLNGKSENEAIGIVISEFGNIDELTAELGIHQESVEPQIPVLTLQEAYDYAAAKRSSGFWIGLGVFLAVSGVALLISLDTLFENNSIMTNNSSMEMGTLLGLIGMFVLIAVAVGMFIYSGMKLERFKNLEHGFQLPYELKTELQRSQNQFAMTFRISVIMGVCLCVLSPVFIFAAAFINDDFTPYGVAVFMLTAALAVFLFVYYGNIQGAYTKLLQGSRITSTDKKEEERIIGAVAGIVWPLATAIFLFIGFVYQRWDINWAIFPITGILFGMFCNVYHILKRKNVS